A stretch of the Candidatus Nealsonbacteria bacterium genome encodes the following:
- the gap gene encoding type I glyceraldehyde-3-phosphate dehydrogenase has product MMIKIAINGFGRIGRLTLKSILDGHPELEVMAINDLTDSNTLAHLFKYDSTYGTYDGSVKTVNSSLLIEGKCGRKEIKIFNEKDPLNLPWKKLGIDVVLECTGHFTDEEGAGKHLKAGAKRVVISAPAKSDNTPSFILGINEDKFDPSKDFICDMGSCTTNCLAPVAKVLHENFGIVKGFMTTIHAYTNDQNLLDLPHKDLRRARAAALSIIPTTTGAAKAIGKVIPELKGKLDGMAFRVPISTVSVVDLVCEVKKKTTAEEVNFTLKKASKEKRFQGILEVEDTPLVSCDYKGNSLSSIVDSSLTKVFDNMVKVISWYDNEWGYASRFADFIEFIGRKL; this is encoded by the coding sequence ATTATGATAAAAATTGCAATCAATGGTTTTGGCCGAATCGGCCGATTAACCTTAAAAAGCATTTTAGATGGCCACCCGGAACTGGAAGTTATGGCGATTAACGATTTAACCGACAGCAATACCTTGGCTCATTTGTTTAAGTACGATTCCACTTATGGAACATACGACGGTTCCGTAAAAACCGTTAACAGTTCTTTGTTGATTGAGGGAAAATGTGGCCGCAAGGAAATTAAAATTTTTAACGAAAAAGACCCTTTAAATTTGCCTTGGAAAAAATTAGGCATAGATGTTGTCTTGGAATGCACAGGCCACTTTACGGACGAGGAGGGCGCCGGCAAGCATTTGAAAGCCGGAGCCAAAAGAGTGGTGATTTCAGCGCCGGCTAAAAGCGATAACACTCCGTCTTTTATTTTAGGAATCAACGAGGACAAGTTTGACCCTTCAAAAGATTTTATTTGCGACATGGGTTCTTGCACGACAAACTGTCTGGCTCCGGTCGCCAAAGTTTTGCATGAAAATTTCGGAATTGTTAAAGGATTTATGACTACTATCCACGCTTATACCAACGACCAGAATTTACTGGACCTGCCCCACAAAGATTTAAGAAGAGCGAGAGCCGCGGCTTTAAGCATTATTCCCACAACTACGGGAGCTGCTAAAGCCATCGGTAAAGTTATTCCGGAACTTAAAGGCAAGCTGGACGGCATGGCTTTCAGGGTGCCTATATCCACTGTTTCAGTGGTGGATTTGGTTTGCGAGGTTAAGAAAAAAACTACGGCCGAAGAAGTTAATTTCACGTTGAAAAAAGCTTCCAAAGAAAAAAGATTTCAGGGAATTTTGGAAGTAGAGGATACTCCTTTGGTTTCCTGCGACTACAAAGGCAACTCCCTTTCCTCAATCGTGGATTCTTCTTTGACTAAAGTATTTGATAATATGGTGAAAGTTATTTCCTGGTACGACAACGAGTGGGGATATGCTTCAAGGTTCGCCGACTTCATTGAATTTATCGGAAGAAAATTATAA